Proteins from a single region of Candidatus Zixiibacteriota bacterium:
- a CDS encoding sugar phosphate nucleotidyltransferase → MKVIIPVAGIGSRLRPLTHTAPKVLLHVAGKPILGHVLDGLKGLKIDEVIFVIGFMGEKIIDYVRKNYKFKSSFIKQKELKGLGYAVYLATRSVKRGEPLLIILGDTVFEMNLKQVTKENHDALGIKEVDDPKRFGIVELKNGYASRLIEKPDRPTSKKALVGVYYFRSGDLLKKALGEIINEGIRTKGEYQLTDALQLMIDKGVRFRTFDVDGWFDCGKPETLLETNRHLLSKIKKSRDVNGSVIIPPVYLPKNYLIEKSVIGPYVSIGECAIIRNSFIKNSIVGEKSEVCHCLLDSSLVGNNSRVLGKFQKLYVGDSSEVGLD, encoded by the coding sequence ATGAAGGTCATAATTCCAGTAGCCGGAATAGGCTCCAGGCTGAGACCCCTTACCCATACTGCGCCCAAAGTTTTGCTGCACGTGGCAGGCAAACCGATCTTAGGGCACGTCTTGGATGGCTTGAAAGGGTTAAAGATAGACGAGGTGATCTTCGTGATCGGGTTTATGGGCGAAAAGATCATAGATTATGTGCGGAAAAACTACAAGTTCAAATCATCTTTCATAAAGCAAAAAGAGTTAAAAGGACTGGGCTATGCAGTTTATTTAGCCACCAGATCCGTGAAAAGGGGTGAGCCTCTTTTGATTATCTTAGGGGATACAGTTTTCGAGATGAACCTCAAACAGGTCACAAAAGAAAACCACGATGCCTTAGGTATAAAAGAGGTAGACGACCCGAAAAGATTCGGTATAGTGGAACTCAAGAACGGATATGCTTCAAGATTAATCGAAAAGCCGGACCGTCCAACCAGCAAAAAAGCTTTAGTAGGGGTCTATTACTTCAGGAGCGGGGACCTGTTGAAAAAGGCACTGGGGGAGATCATTAACGAGGGGATACGCACCAAGGGAGAATATCAGCTTACTGATGCCCTGCAGCTTATGATCGATAAAGGTGTGAGATTCCGCACTTTCGATGTGGATGGCTGGTTCGACTGCGGAAAACCAGAAACACTTTTGGAGACCAACCGGCACCTTCTTTCTAAGATTAAAAAATCAAGAGACGTAAATGGAAGCGTGATTATTCCACCGGTTTACTTACCGAAAAACTACCTTATAGAGAAATCAGTTATAGGTCCTTACGTCTCGATTGGAGAATGTGCGATCATTCGCAATTCTTTCATAAAAAATTCTATTGTAGGAGAGAAATCTGAAGTCTGTCACTGTTTGTTAGATTCTTCTTTAGTTGGAAATAACTCACGGGTACTGGGGAAGTTTCAGAAACTGTATGTGGGAGATTCGTCAGAAGTAGGACTGGATTAA
- a CDS encoding STAS domain-containing protein yields MKVKSYRIEDILVIEPQEKFLTGDDIKELEDKFAEAYAAGNYRVIMDFSRTELIYSAFISVLLEYSQKLRQKGGRIKLANPGLEVKKIVEVTHLGQIFEIYPNLEKAVESFKKEN; encoded by the coding sequence ATGAAAGTAAAAAGCTATAGGATCGAAGATATCCTGGTGATTGAGCCCCAGGAGAAGTTCCTGACCGGGGATGATATCAAGGAATTAGAAGATAAATTTGCCGAGGCGTATGCTGCGGGCAATTACAGAGTCATAATGGATTTTTCCAGGACCGAGCTGATATACTCTGCCTTCATCTCTGTGCTCCTGGAATATAGCCAGAAATTAAGGCAAAAAGGAGGCAGGATAAAGTTAGCCAATCCAGGGCTGGAGGTGAAAAAAATAGTGGAGGTAACCCATCTGGGTCAGATATTCGAGATTTATCCAAACCTGGAAAAGGCAGTAGAAAGTTTCAAAAAGGAAAATTAA
- the ptsP gene encoding phosphoenolpyruvate--protein phosphotransferase — protein MKNQKKNRIWLGISASPGIAIGRVYRLDREEIRIKEEDLSSDQVENEILRFNKALNEAKIEISKLKDSIAKKLGPEHAKLFEAYLLILEDEFINQQVFTGIREEKKNAEFIYNRVVQKTIQTISLSRDEYLKERVADISAVSNRVLNRLLGRKQHTIEPLETPGIIVAHSLAPGDVVQMKKGNVLGFATDTGGKTSHVALLAKSLGFPAVVGLKTFFYSLKGGEMLILDGEEGEIILSPDELTLKSYEAKREKLLERKRSLAELTSLLAETKDKRKIELSANIELLSDVDTAIENGAQGIGLFRTEYLYLVTSDLPGEEEQYQAYSSLARKVHPQNAIIRTFDMGGDKFAQDAERVYEANPFLGWRAIRACLDLPDFFKIQLRAILKASSLGNLRIMLPMISGLEELLKSKELLEEVKSELREKKVPFDEKIKLGIMIEIPSAALEADSLAQHCDFFSIGTNDLIQYTLAVDRTNERIAHLYQSFHPSILKLIKKTIEDGHKNNIWVGMCGEMANDPKATAFLIGLGIDELSTSPLAIPQIKKIIRSIEFEEARNLVEQAMKLNDSKDIERFLDEDYQRKFSHENSART, from the coding sequence ATGAAGAATCAGAAAAAAAATAGAATCTGGCTTGGGATTTCTGCCTCTCCCGGGATAGCAATTGGCAGGGTATATCGCCTGGACCGGGAGGAGATCAGGATCAAAGAGGAAGACCTGTCTTCGGATCAGGTCGAAAATGAGATCCTGCGCTTTAATAAAGCGCTGAACGAGGCGAAAATTGAGATTTCCAAGCTGAAGGATAGTATAGCTAAAAAGTTAGGACCTGAGCATGCCAAGCTTTTTGAAGCTTATCTTCTGATCCTCGAAGATGAATTTATCAACCAGCAGGTGTTTACCGGGATCAGGGAGGAGAAAAAGAATGCCGAATTCATATACAACCGGGTTGTTCAGAAAACCATTCAGACCATCTCCTTGTCCAGGGATGAATATTTAAAAGAAAGGGTGGCTGACATCTCTGCGGTTTCAAACCGGGTACTAAACCGGCTTTTAGGTAGAAAACAGCATACCATCGAGCCTTTAGAGACCCCGGGGATAATCGTCGCCCATTCCCTTGCTCCGGGAGATGTTGTGCAGATGAAAAAGGGGAATGTGCTCGGTTTTGCCACAGATACCGGCGGTAAAACCTCTCATGTGGCGCTCTTAGCTAAGTCCTTGGGTTTTCCGGCTGTGGTCGGACTAAAAACTTTTTTCTACAGCCTGAAGGGCGGGGAGATGTTGATTCTGGATGGGGAAGAAGGGGAGATAATTCTTTCACCAGATGAGCTTACCTTAAAGAGCTATGAAGCAAAAAGGGAAAAGCTTCTGGAAAGGAAGAGAAGCTTAGCTGAGCTGACCAGCCTTCTTGCAGAAACCAAAGATAAAAGGAAAATAGAGCTCTCTGCCAATATTGAGCTCCTTTCAGATGTGGACACTGCCATAGAAAACGGGGCGCAGGGTATAGGACTTTTCCGGACAGAATATCTTTATTTAGTCACTTCAGATCTTCCCGGGGAGGAAGAGCAGTATCAGGCATATTCTTCTCTTGCCCGCAAAGTCCATCCACAGAATGCAATCATCCGGACTTTCGACATGGGAGGAGATAAATTCGCTCAAGATGCAGAAAGAGTTTATGAGGCAAATCCCTTTCTGGGCTGGAGAGCGATCCGGGCCTGCCTTGATCTTCCGGATTTCTTTAAAATCCAGCTCCGGGCTATTCTCAAAGCCAGCTCGTTAGGAAACTTAAGGATTATGCTTCCTATGATCTCCGGGTTAGAAGAGCTTTTAAAGTCAAAAGAGCTTTTAGAAGAGGTCAAATCGGAGCTAAGAGAGAAGAAAGTTCCCTTTGATGAGAAAATCAAACTCGGGATTATGATCGAGATACCATCTGCGGCTTTAGAAGCAGATTCTTTAGCCCAGCATTGCGATTTTTTCAGCATCGGGACCAATGATTTGATCCAGTATACCCTGGCAGTTGACCGGACCAACGAGAGGATCGCGCATCTTTATCAGAGTTTTCATCCTTCGATTTTGAAACTGATAAAAAAGACCATAGAAGACGGGCATAAGAATAATATCTGGGTAGGGATGTGCGGAGAGATGGCAAATGACCCCAAGGCAACGGCTTTTTTAATAGGACTGGGGATAGACGAGCTTTCCACTTCTCCTTTAGCCATACCCCAGATCAAGAAAATCATCCGTTCGATTGAATTTGAAGAAGCCAGAAATCTGGTTGAGCAAGCAATGAAGCTTAATGATTCTAAGGACATAGAAAGATTCCTGGATGAAGACTATCAAAGAAAATTCAGCCACGAAAATTCTGCGAGGACTTAA
- a CDS encoding bifunctional phosphoglucose/phosphomannose isomerase — protein sequence MNIKPDLDNVKGIKKVDAKGMYDLIYNFPQQLTEGAHLGFIADLKLPNFTPQNIILTGMGGSAIGGDLARSYLTYELKVPFTVCRNYLLPEYVNDKSLVFVSSYSGETEETLSAFREAKRRKAKIIAITSGGTLFQECNKDRFPFVLIPKGFPPRAALGYSFTPILIALSRLGLIQDKIEELEKTSKFLEEKRAEYALDKKKSQNPAKSLAANLYGKLPIIYTSVDYVDAVGYRWKGQFGENSKILAYNNYFPEFNHNELVGWEVLDQIRDKLRVIVLKDEEDHPRIKVRMRIVKNIIQKKKVKIIEIESRGQSLLSRIFSLIQLGDFTSFYLAILNQVDPTPVEVIDYLKKELASKK from the coding sequence ATGAACATAAAACCGGATTTAGACAATGTCAAAGGCATAAAAAAAGTGGATGCAAAAGGGATGTACGATTTAATCTATAATTTCCCCCAGCAATTAACTGAAGGTGCTCATCTCGGGTTCATCGCTGATTTGAAATTGCCTAACTTCACTCCGCAGAACATTATCCTTACCGGAATGGGGGGCTCTGCTATCGGTGGGGATTTAGCCCGATCTTACCTAACTTATGAACTTAAAGTTCCTTTTACAGTTTGCAGGAATTATCTTCTGCCGGAATACGTAAATGATAAATCCTTAGTCTTTGTCTCCAGCTATTCAGGTGAGACCGAGGAGACCCTTTCAGCTTTTCGGGAAGCAAAAAGAAGAAAAGCCAAAATCATCGCCATCACCTCAGGAGGGACTCTTTTTCAGGAATGTAACAAGGACCGATTCCCCTTCGTACTCATACCCAAGGGTTTTCCTCCCAGAGCGGCTTTGGGTTATTCTTTTACGCCGATCCTTATTGCTCTTTCTCGATTAGGATTGATTCAGGATAAGATAGAGGAGCTTGAGAAAACCTCTAAATTCCTTGAGGAAAAAAGAGCAGAATATGCACTGGATAAAAAGAAAAGCCAGAACCCAGCTAAGAGCTTAGCCGCAAACCTGTATGGAAAACTCCCCATAATTTATACCTCAGTGGATTATGTTGATGCCGTTGGGTACAGGTGGAAGGGGCAGTTTGGCGAGAACTCAAAGATTTTGGCTTACAATAACTATTTCCCCGAGTTCAACCATAACGAGTTGGTGGGCTGGGAGGTTTTAGACCAGATCAGGGATAAGTTACGGGTGATTGTTTTAAAAGATGAAGAGGACCATCCCCGAATCAAAGTCAGGATGCGGATAGTCAAAAATATAATTCAGAAGAAGAAGGTGAAAATAATTGAAATAGAAAGCCGGGGACAAAGTCTTTTATCCCGGATTTTCTCCTTGATCCAGTTAGGGGATTTTACCAGCTTTTACTTAGCTATCCTCAATCAAGTTGATCCTACACCAGTTGAGGTTATTGACTATCTCAAAAAGGAATTAGCTTCTAAAAAATGA